CAAGTCCAACTGCTGACCAGAATATGTTCTGAGTTCTAATGAATTTGGTCTCAAAGGTACATCACTGAAGTTTCTCTCATATGTGTCCTTACTCATAATAGAACAATCTGCCTGGGTGTCAATCCTCATAGTCAAGGATTTCTTGTTGATTACAACTTCTGTTTCAAACTTATTGATCGAATCTGTAGCATAAACacaatacaaattcaaattatgCTGCATAGAATTCTCTAGATCATCAGTTTCATCCAACGCATGAACTTCAGCATTGCCGCCAGATCGACGCGATTTACCTTTACTCGGTACACTAGACTTTCCTCTATTTGACTTGCAAGCTTTAGCTATATGTCCCTTCATCTCGCACTTGAAACATTGTGAACCTTTAAATGGACATTCTTGAGGTGGATGATTTCTGGAATTACAGCGATAACAGTTTCCATGCTTTTTACATTCAGCATTAGAGGGTTTGGGTTTACCTCCACGACTAGTTGGTTTAGCTTTACGGGTGTAACTTTTCTGACTATTCACACTTCCAGCATTATGAACAGAACGAAGTTCACGAGCATTTATTGATGCCATCTCCATCGACAACGCAATTTGGCAGGCTTTATCAAAATCTAAATCTTGAGTATTCAACAGTTTGTTCTGAATTCGTTCATCAGCCAACCCGCAAACAAATCTGTCTCGCAAAGCTCTATTCAAGAAAGATCCATAGTTACAATGTAAGGATAAATTCTTTAAGGCAATGATGAACTCACCAACTGTTTCACCTTGTTTCTGATTTCTCGTTCCAAACTTGTAACTTTCAGCAATCTCTAACGGCTTAGGATCGAAATGATTCTTCAACTTATCGATGATGTCGTCAAATGTTGCATCTTTCGGCTTGCTAGGCGCTAACAAATTTGCGAGGGTTACGTAGATTTCTGTTCCAATTTCAGTTAGTAAAATTGCCTTTTTCCGTTCCTTCACGAATTCAGCATTCTGGGAAGTTTCAACGATGTTATTGGCCATGAAAAACAGTTCCATACGTTCGACATATGAAGTAAAAGGTTCGCGAGCCTTCTCAAAGCTCCCTAACCGTCCGATATAGCCACTGGGCGTCGCCATGTTGTATCACGCATTGACTGAATACACGTGCGAATACCATGTGCGAATACACGAAGACTTCCTTCCTAGTTCCATCAACTGTACGACGGTAACTTTAACCAGAAAATGTCACTTTATGACCTCAAAATTAGGATCAAACTTTCGTCTCACAGATTAGCAGTCCCTTGAACAGCAAAATTAAGACTTTAAGGCTTTCGTAGACTCTTTTCTGAGCATCCTCGTCGCCAATTTGTAACATACTCAGGAGAACACGTCATGTCACAAGCTCTGCCAGTTCAAGTGTGTTTAATGCGCAATGCGACTTCGCTAACGCTACACAGTAAATTCAATCATGCGGACACCTGTTGGTGCTATGTCGGTAACCATGACAATCACATACCTTACAGAACCAGATTCACCGACTTACTATGACAAGACATCCGTTCATTTCTCCTGTGAGTCCGGGGTCTTGTCAGTGCCAAGTGCGACTGGTACTTGCGAAGACGGCATGTGGAACGTTCCCGGTTTTGAGTGTGTCCAACCACGTGAGTATCATTTGGATAAATTTAGAGGCCAGCTCACAATTAATGAACATCAATAATCATAGCAGTTCTACTCATGCATCCCTCTATTATTTTGTACCAATTGAGTATATGACTGTAAAACCAGTACATCTCTTAGccatattgaaatattattgtCAATCTTGGGTATAATGTATATCCCGGAATTCCACTCCAAAAATATACTTGTAATAGAAGAATAAATAGACAGTACTAATAAGACAATCACAACGGTGATTTATTATAAGTGATGCTAATACTTTATCCGTCTTATCTCTCCTAAAAAACATAGTGAATTGTTCCGATCCCGGTTCCCAATTAATGGTAGAGTAAATGAAAACGACTTTAGCCATGGTGCAGAGGTTTCTTTTACATGCAACGCTAATTTCACATTGGTGGGGCAGTCAAGTATATTAAAAGCTGTAACAACGGATCATGGAGTGGGAACGTGCCGACTTGTAACGGTAGGACTTGGAATCATTTGACTGTTTTGTCGTGATATCAGCTCTAGACTTTCACAGTTCATGATAACGTCTTGTGACCATGAAAGAGAGTTTACGATGGGCCCTACATTACGATACGAACGTTCGTGAGAATGTTAAATACTACAATAGAATTGAATAAGTTATTAACTACTGATAAAATATCAAGGCCAATGCTCGAAAATTACGATACGAACGTCCGTGAGAATGTTAAATACTACAATAGAATTGAATAAGTTATCATCTACTGATAAGATATCAAGGCCAATGCTCGAAAATGACCTTCAAGCTAATGATTACCGACAATACTTctcattttcccactttgaaaacaagaaatgaCACAAATGTATTATCGCTTATTCCCTGTAATAGAGAATCCTGATCCAGTAACCAACAGGAGCGTTAGTCTAGAGTGCAGGAGTGATTCAATCCGGGTCACCATTGAGCGATCTGTTTTGCCTGACCTAGCAGGAGATGTCATCAGATTTTAAAACGACCCGAATTGTACTGGTGTAATTGATGGAGACTAGATCGTTTTCACCACTATGTTTGACCAGTGTGGAACCACTAAAGAGGTAAGTATTACAAACAAGTTTGATACTGATTACAAGAATGGATTACCATTACTGGGAAGGAGGATTATTTAACACGATTACTGGGagtaatgatggtaattcatGCATACCCCTCTCCAAACATGCCTAATCCGGGAAACCATTCAATAGTCATATCtctctgtattttattttgaatattgcatttggaattccattatttcatacatttttagtTAACACTGTTGAAAAACAGTGTACCTCGCTCTTTTGGCATCGTTGACATGTTTATGTTTCTGTATGGACCCACGGACATGGTGATACTTGGAGTTTTTTATTCAACGTAATTTAGCGCCATCATGCTGTCGAAAAAAGAAACGCTTCAGTTTAATACTTACGCACACTATTATGACATTGTAAATTGTTCAGGGTACTGAATGGCGAACAATTTTTACTATAATATTCTTCGCAAGTCTTTCTGAAAGACGTTCATAACATCGTTTCGCGTGACATCACAGTATCATTCCCAATAACCTGCTTCTATGAGCGCGTCCATCGCCTGGAATATGGTTACTCTGCTAGTGGCAGCGCGGGGGTTGTTCAGCAGGCTCTCGAAGAGACAGGCTCGTACAGGTAAGACTAAGTATGTGCAGTAGCTCGATCGCCAAAAACTGATGATACTGGAAAAAGTCCAAGGGGGATGGATTCTGACAAGAGAGAGACAAGTGGTGTCTTAAAGACAGTGGCGGTGATATCGTAATTTGTATTTGGTCGGGGGGAGAGGGGCGACCCTTTCCCATAGTCCTCTTTACATATTAAATTTTGGGGAGGGGCACATCCAACCACCACCCGTCCCTCGGTATCGTCGCCATGTCATCTTATTTCCAGGGTCACATTTGAATATCTATTAAAATTCATCCAACATTGAGGGGTTGGAGCTAAGCCTATAAGTCACATAACAGGGCGGTGCAtcgattttctttttcttttgtgagtTTGTTTTAAGAATCGTGGAGTGTCTCTCTATGTTCACTTAAACATACTATTTTATTCTCCTTATCCCCCTTGTCTAAAGTGCAACGTTCGATTTTGCGATGTATACCGACGACACTTTCACGACAAAAGCGGATTTTCCTGCCACCAACGTACCCGTCAACCAGAGAGCTTTCTTCGGTGTAGAAGCCACGACCGCTGCCGATCAACGGGTCGTCATTGACTCATGCTGGACGACACCCACGAGTAACCCCGATGAAAGTAGGCGTTACAATTTAATATAGGATGGGTGAGTTTTTTTTTCGTATTTATAGTTAAATAGAAGTCTTAAGTCTTGTTCAGTCAATGTTAATGCTGCAAGGTGCAACAAGTCGAAACACCCTTCTGAAATTTATATTACTGACTGCGAATTACTAGTCCTGAGGGGCAAAGTATAAAATCAACGCATTAATAAATCCCCTTCAGTTGCCGGGGGGGAGTGCTTTGATTGCATCTGAGAGTAGTTAAGTGGGAAATCCATCCTCACATCAAAATTAATGAGGAGTGGTGTTTTTACGTTCCGTCTCATGTGAGATTTGCACAACCCATAATATCTCAtgtaattaacattttttacaagaacatacatttattttacaCTGTGCATTCGAGTATAATTTTCACAAACCATATCCAAAAAGAGGATTATATATCCGAATGTTACACCACGTCTGAGAATCAAAACCTGAAcgtggagggaggggggagcTGGTAAATCGGTTGTCTTTCCCAAACTTCTATGGAGAGCAACTGTTTTTCCTGATAGTCATTTCTCAACTACATGTAccgcattattattgtcattattattgccAAGTATACTTGAACTTTATCACAATTTTCTCGCCCCATGGCGGGCGAGTGTATTGTATGAATGACCTGGATGTTGTGGACGTATATATAGTTGATGTTGATCTTTAGAAGACGTATATGTGGAGTGCGAATATGAAGTGGACATATATGTAGTTGACGTAGAGGAAGTTGACATAGAAATAGTGGACATAATAGTAGATGTAGTGGACACAGATGTAGTGGACGTAGATGTAGTGGACATAGATGTAGTGGACATAGATGTAATGGACGTAGATGAAGTGGACGTAGATGTTGTGGACATAGATGTAGTAGACGTAGATGTAGTGGCCATAGATGTAGTGGACGTAGATGTAGTGGACGTAGATGTAGTGGACATAGATATAGTGGACATAGATGTAGTGGACGTAAATGTAGTGGAAATAGATGTAGTGGACGTAGATATAGTGGACGTAAATGTAGTGGACATAGATGTAGTAGACGTAGGTGAGTGGACGTAGATGTAGTGGACATAGATGTAGTGGCCATAGATGTAGTAGACGTAGATGTAGTGGCCATAGATGTAGTGGACGTAGATGTAGTGGACGTAAATGCAGTGGACATAGATGTAGTGGACGTAGATGTAGTAGACAAAGATGAAGTTAAGGTAGATGTGGTGGACGTAGATGTATTGGACGTAGATGTAGTGGACATATATGTAGTGGACGTAGATGCAGTGGACGTAAAAGTAGTGGACATAGATGTAGTGGACGTAGATGTAGTAGACATAGATATAGTGGACGTAGATGTAGTGGACGTAGATGTAGTCGACATAGATATAGTGGACGTAGATGTAGTTGACGTAGATGTAGTGGACATAGATGTAGTGGACGTAGATATAGTGGACGTAGATGTAGTGGACATAGATGTAGTGGACATAGATGTAGTAGACGTAGATGTAGTGGCCATAGATGTAGTAGACGTAGGTGTAGTGGACGTAGATGTAGTGGACATAGATGTAGTGGACGTAGATGTAGTGGACAAAGATGGAGTTAAGGTAGATGTTGTGGACGTAGATGTAGTTGACATATATGGAGTGGACGTAGATGTAGTGGACGTAGATGTAGTGGACGTAAAAGTAGTGGACATATATGTTGTGGACGTAGATGTAGTGGACGTAAAAGTAGTGGACATATATGTTGTGGACGTAGATGTAGTGGACGTAGATGTGGACAAAGATGGAGTTGACGTAGATGTGGTGGACGTAGATGTAGTGGACGTAGATGTAGTGGACGTAGTTATAGTGGACGTAGAtgtattggcggagcaaaaaaaaaagaaagaaaaaaaaggacggaaaggagaaaaaaagaagaggaggagacgagtgaataaagtaagatgaggggaagacatggaaataaaaataatctttcatgtcactatattaacttttcgctcgcgcttcgcgctcacattgcctgttaggtgattttcatatcttgttcaatatggagtttaaatatcaagtttggaattCAATATACAAAGCATTGTAAGAAATGAGGTCTtacttaaaataaatatatctgaTTGACTCACCAGCACTGGGTTCCTTTATGCAAAGGCGAAGATGTAGAAAATCAAATGACTATAAATTCATCGGGATCCTTTAATGCGATGTCCATGAACAAGataaatgtgaaatatatatatatatacaatagatGGAGAAGAACGATGTCGCGATGAAGAACGACCGCGCCCGTGAGGCCTCAGCGAAACGCGTCGCGAATAGGGTGACACGAGATGTTCTCCTAGAGATATTGCACGCTCCCACTTGGATAACACAAGCGAtggatatatatttacatatgtcAAAATCAAAAGGATGAAAATGAAGAACTTGAAATCCTgatgatgtaaaataaatccagagTATGAGCTATTTGTTGTGTTGCAAAAAAGATGACTAGCAGAAATTGTACATGTCTATACTAGGTGAAGACTTTCTACTGAGTGTGTTGGAGTGTACAAATTAACCATGAGGTTGCTCTCAGCTTAAATCTGACTGGCTAGTAGTTGCTAAGTGAGAAAAACATCCACTTAGAAATAGACAGGAGCATTCCATGGCTtagaaaatgaacatgaaagaATTCCTGGCTGTTGTGTGAACATCTTGAATAAAGGATGACTGGGCCAGTAGGTGCACAAAAGAATCAAGTTGAATAGGCTAACTGAG
This region of Lytechinus pictus isolate F3 Inbred chromosome 16, Lp3.0, whole genome shotgun sequence genomic DNA includes:
- the LOC135157095 gene encoding uncharacterized protein LOC135157095, which codes for MEDVYVECEYEVDIYVVDVEEVDIEIVDIIVDVVDTDVVDVDVVDIDVVDIDVMDVDEVDVDVVDIDVVDVDVVAIDVVDVDVVDVDVVDIDIVDIDVVDVNVVEIDVVDVDIVDVNVVDIDVVDVVAIDVVDVDVVAIDVVDVDVVDVNAVDIDVVDVDVVDKDEVKVDVVDVDVLDVDVVDIYVVDVDAVDVKVVDIDVVDVDVVDIDIVDVDVVDVDVVDIDIVDVDVVDVDVVDIDVVDVDIVDVDVVDIDVVDIDVVDVDVVAIDVVDVGVVDVDVVDIDVVDVDVVDKDGVKVDVVDVDVVDIYGVDVDVVDVDVVDVKVVDIYVVDVDVVDVKVVDIYVVDVDVVDVDVDKDGVDVDVVDVDVVDVDVVDVVIVDVDMEKNDVAMKNDRAREASAKRVANRVTRDVLLEILHAPTWITQAMDIYLHMSKSKG